A window of Microcystis aeruginosa FD4 contains these coding sequences:
- a CDS encoding 2TM domain-containing protein → MPNPDFFPPQSYSQEDVQEILYLAISRQGDKGEITRQQLLEIADDLAIEVKDLEAAEKDWQESKMLSYKRQEFDRFRREELKHKTVRYLIINSFFLTINLIGAGTISWAIYIFLLMGLPLSLSAWKTFQNQGIAYEEAFQRWKIKEEMKESFTNLWTQIKKFLQF, encoded by the coding sequence ATGCCAAACCCCGATTTTTTCCCTCCCCAATCCTACAGTCAAGAGGATGTGCAGGAAATTCTCTATTTGGCTATCTCCCGTCAAGGGGATAAGGGAGAAATTACCCGTCAACAGTTGTTAGAAATTGCCGACGATTTAGCTATTGAAGTTAAAGACTTAGAAGCGGCGGAAAAGGACTGGCAAGAGTCAAAAATGCTCAGTTATAAGCGGCAAGAATTCGATCGCTTTCGTCGCGAGGAGCTAAAACATAAAACCGTTCGCTATCTGATTATTAATAGTTTTTTTCTTACGATTAATTTAATTGGTGCGGGAACAATTTCTTGGGCAATTTATATCTTTTTGCTGATGGGTTTACCTCTTTCTCTCTCGGCTTGGAAAACTTTTCAAAATCAAGGAATTGCCTACGAAGAAGCATTTCAACGCTGGAAAATTAAGGAGGAAATGAAAGAGTCTTTTACAAATCTTTGGACACAAATTAAAAAGTTTTTACAGTTTTAA